The proteins below come from a single Osmerus mordax isolate fOsmMor3 chromosome 3, fOsmMor3.pri, whole genome shotgun sequence genomic window:
- the LOC136940498 gene encoding zona pellucida sperm-binding protein 1-like, whose amino-acid sequence MVKVSLEVQLIAEEQWDKVTLSCPLLPKKGLPSSTLPPSPLRECDIERALRVACGPQAVSADACLIMDCCYDAQDSTCYYRMNACSQDSHFVFWVRASDSDPRLNTSSLVVKDQPQCFPVVTTSDTAVFKVGMTDCGTKIKVEGDLIIYEVEVEELLTDASDRDARFSLQVQCQYEASPVQKHKYLQSLNPTNPPAVTALGMVKVQMRIATDESFTSFIPGEQLPLTVPLQKPVHVEVSIDTPFPDPNLSLRVQDCFAYPASRYSTWTLLYDGCPDPQDDMKSSVFESPVGNTTSQVQVRRFDVHTFAFLDPETGQLSSEEMFFYCWVEICPKDMKCEQRCSITCECRSHGDTPHMTKNHRGRGGRQKVSSSSCSRLALCCLPRTPLNPSNGQELASIQSSWHLSTHLFFLPSRFSSSMAAGGHGGVHQEACTRRRVPGGVYQEG is encoded by the exons ATGGTGAAGGTGTCCCTGGAAGTCCAGTTGATTGCAGAGGAACAGTGGGACAAGGTCACCCTCAGCTGTCCTCTACTCCCTAAGAAGGGTCTGCCCTCCAGCACCCTTCCCCCGT CACCACTTAGGGAGTGTGACATAGAGAGAGCCCTGCGAGTGGCCTGTGGACCCCAGGCTGTCTCTGCCGATGCCTGTCTCATAATGGACTGTTGCTACGACGCTCAGGACTCGACCTGTTACTACAGGATGAATG CATGCTCACAGGACAGCCATTTTGTGTTCTGGGTGAGGGCGTCCGACTCAGACCCCCGTCTCAATACCAGCAGCTTAGTGGTCAAGGACCAGCCTCAGTGCTTTCCTGTGGTGACCACATCAGATACAGCCGTCTTCAAGGTTGGCATGACGGACTGTGGAACTAAGATAAAG GTTGAGGGAGATCTGATTATCTAtgaagtggaggtggaggaactGCTGACAGATGCTTCTGACAGAGATGCCCGCTTCAG TCTGCAGGTTCAGTGTCAGTACGAGGCATCACCTGTCCAGAAGCACAAATATCTGCAGTCCTTGAATCCCACCAACCCTCCAGCGGTTACAGCGCTGGGGATGGTCAAAGTCCAGATGAGAATCGCCACAG ACGAGTCCTTCACCTCCTTCATTCCTGGGGAGCAGCTGCCTCTGACTGTGCCCCTGCAGAAGCCTGTGCACGTGGAGGTGTCCATCGACACCCCCTTCCCCGACCCCAACCTCTCCCTGCGTGTGCAGGACTGCTTCGCCTACCCAGCCTCCAGATACTCCACCTGGACTCTTCTCTATGACGg GTGTCCCGATCCCCAAGACGACATGAAGAGCTCCGTCTTCGAGAGCCCAGTTGGGAACACCACCTCCCAG GTGCAGGTCCGGAGGTTCGACGTCCACACTTTCGCCTTCCTGGACCCTGAGACAGGTCAACTCAGTTCGGAGGAG ATGTTCTTCTACTGCTGGGTGGAGATCTGCCCAAAGGACATGAAGTGTGAACAGCGCTGCTCCATCACCTGTGAGTGCCGCTCCCATGGCGACACACCT CATATGACGAagaaccacagaggaagaggagggaggcagaaagtCAGCAGTTCCAGCTGCTCTCGTTTGGCCCTCTGCTGTTTGCCGAGAACACCACTGAACCCGAGTAACGGCCAAGAACTCGCTTCAATACAG TCTTCCTGGCATCTGTCTACACACTTGTTTTTTCTGCCGTCCCGATTCTCCTCTTCCATGGCTGCTGGAGGACACGGAGGCGTGCACCAGGAGGCGTGTACCAGGAGGCGTGTACCAGGAGGGGTGTACCAGGAGGGGTGA
- the rrp7a gene encoding ribosomal RNA-processing protein 7 homolog A: MAPSKTKHASQACIIPGGFTVLSLQYSPDSAARHSVFVKEHKVRAEKTSQRPLDKTLFAINIPPYCSELIVKELFSQFGPVKSVELRDKPGSSEHTGPKLSKYFTPAQKQGFKVGYVVFDNASSIAAAKSHPHDVPLVVSTEQQPVKTGIQKWVDQYREALIQPDKLQKVVDSFLQGYDKRKEEEAERKKKEAEEQQEDEEGWVKVTRGSRGIKARPHSEMANQRALHKETRKRKRKRKELVNFYTWQHRNTQKEHIAELRKKFEEDKQRIALLRAQRKFRPY, encoded by the exons TACTGTCCCTGCAGTACAGTCCTGACAGCGCTGCGCGCCACAGCGTGTTTGTTAAGGAGCACAAAGTGCGAGCGGAGAAGACTTCACAAAGACCTCTCGACAAAACACTGTTTGCCATCAACATTCCTCCATATTGTTCAGAG CTAATCGTGAAGGAGCTGTTCTCTCAGTTCGGCCCTGTTAAGTCTGTGGAGCTGAGGGACAAGCCAGGCTCCTCAGAGCACACCGGGCCCAAGCTGTCCAAGTATTTCACACCAGCACAGAAGCAG GGGTTCAAAGTGGGTTATGTTGTTTTCGACAACGCCAGCAGTATAGCAGCAGCCAAGTCCCACCCCCATGACGTCCCATTGGTCGTCTCCACAGAGCAGCAGCCAGTGAAAACAGGCATACAGA AATGGGTTGACCAGTACAGAGAGGCGTTAATTCAGCCGGACAAACTACAGAAAGTAGTGGACTCCTTCCTGCAGGGCTATGacaagagaaaagaggag GAGGCAGAGCGTAAGAAGAAAGAGGCGGAGGAGcaacaggaggatgaggagggctgggtgaAGGTCACGAGAGGAAGCCGCGGCATCAAGGCCCGCCCCCACAGCGAGATGGCCAACCAGAGGGCTTTGCATAAAgaaaccaggaagaggaagaggaagaggaaggagctgGTCAACTTCTACACCTGGCAGCACAGGAACACGCAGAAAGAAC ACATTGCAGAATTGAGGAAAAAGTTTGAAGAGGACAAGCAGAGAATCGCTTTGCTTAGAGCACAGAGGAAGTTCCGGCCCTACTGA